Proteins encoded by one window of Candidatus Obscuribacter sp.:
- a CDS encoding glutamate--tRNA ligase: MQMGQVSFRLTLVKHLYAKRHNGTFILRLEDTDEERSKEEYTQDIIDGLKWLGLSWDEGPDVGGPYAPYKQTEKIDHYSTFANKLIHNSKSYLCYATTEELAALKEEQKATGSASRYDNRGRDLTDEARTKYEADGRIPSVRFIVEEPRVVSWHDQIKGEIAIDTADLGGDMVIVKSNGVAIYNFAVVIDDIDMKITHVIRGEDHIHNTAKQLLIYEALGMDTPEFAHAPLMFDIDRQKLSKRKHGETVHIDYYRKQGYMPEAILNYLAQMSWTHPEGKEIYTLEEAAQLFDLDKVSKSPAVFDVPRLNWFNSHYIRSLPLELIVERAKPYLAGYQAAGYDDEHLTRIVASLREGLTTLSEITAAAKFYLDDKLTIEPELYTSVLGTDTAHNVLKKLQASLSNLPWDDAASCKKAVDALGKELGCKGKELYWPIRVALSGTTHGPDLGAIITILGQNRVQSRLEAALSAACAK, from the coding sequence ATGCAGATGGGACAGGTCTCATTTAGGCTCACTCTTGTAAAGCATCTCTACGCCAAACGTCATAACGGCACTTTTATCCTGCGTCTCGAAGACACTGATGAAGAGCGCTCTAAAGAAGAATACACACAAGACATAATCGATGGTCTTAAATGGCTCGGTCTATCCTGGGACGAAGGTCCAGACGTAGGCGGTCCCTATGCACCTTACAAACAAACTGAAAAAATCGATCATTATTCGACCTTTGCCAATAAGCTAATCCATAACAGCAAATCATATCTGTGCTACGCCACTACTGAAGAACTGGCCGCTCTCAAAGAAGAGCAAAAAGCCACTGGCAGTGCTTCACGTTATGACAATCGCGGTCGCGATCTGACAGACGAAGCTCGCACAAAATACGAAGCCGACGGTCGCATACCATCGGTGCGCTTTATCGTGGAAGAACCACGGGTAGTATCGTGGCATGATCAGATCAAAGGCGAGATAGCAATTGATACCGCAGATCTGGGCGGCGACATGGTCATCGTCAAATCCAATGGTGTAGCGATTTACAACTTTGCTGTTGTAATAGACGACATCGACATGAAGATTACTCATGTAATCCGCGGCGAAGATCACATCCACAACACAGCCAAACAGCTGCTCATCTACGAAGCACTGGGCATGGACACACCAGAGTTTGCTCATGCACCTCTGATGTTTGATATCGACCGTCAAAAACTCTCCAAGCGCAAGCATGGCGAGACAGTGCACATCGACTATTACCGCAAGCAAGGCTACATGCCTGAGGCTATCCTCAACTATCTAGCCCAGATGAGCTGGACTCATCCCGAAGGCAAAGAAATCTACACTCTCGAAGAAGCAGCCCAGCTGTTTGATCTCGACAAAGTATCGAAGAGCCCTGCTGTCTTTGATGTACCGCGTCTAAACTGGTTTAACAGCCATTACATCCGCTCGCTACCTCTTGAGCTTATTGTAGAGCGCGCCAAGCCTTATCTCGCTGGCTACCAAGCTGCCGGTTATGACGACGAGCATCTGACTCGCATCGTGGCATCTCTCAGAGAAGGTCTAACAACACTCTCCGAGATTACAGCTGCTGCCAAGTTTTATCTCGATGACAAGCTCACCATCGAGCCCGAGCTTTATACATCAGTACTGGGCACAGATACTGCTCACAACGTCCTCAAAAAACTACAAGCCTCACTGAGCAATCTGCCCTGGGATGATGCGGCTAGCTGTAAAAAGGCCGTAGACGCACTCGGCAAAGAGCTTGGCTGTAAAGGCAAAGAGCTGTACTGGCCAATCAGAGTTGCGCTCTCCGGCACCACACACGGTCCCGATCTCGGTGCAATCATCACTATCCTTGGCCAAAACCGTGTGCAATCACGTCTGGAAGCAGCCTTGAGTGCTGCTTGCGCCAAATAG
- a CDS encoding Na+/H+ antiporter: MQQVEIIVALLTVIGIVGALSQKIKIALPILLAVTGMIISLVPFIPTVHLEPDVVFFIFLPPLLYLDAFNTSWKELKNVAEIVTLQAVGLVLVTVAAVAAAIHAVVPDMPWAVAITLGAIVSPTDAVAASAISKEVQLPKRLMDIIKGESLINDATGLVAYQMAVAATLTGAFSWASAPNRFLYVGFGGIVLGLVLGVFLSRIRTKLEHRPVEIITSLLSPFVVYIAAEHLHVSSVLAVVVAGVYLGWRGPLMHSSKTRLQAVATWETIAYVLNGFSFLLMGLQLRPILETVKSYPPLDLFVWTLTAALAPIAIRFIWSYTVTPLYIGMRRTSNKKPNWKHLFVFSWSGMRGVLSLAAALALPLTCADGQPFPFRNLLIFLTVTVIASTLLLQGLTLPAIVKKFGFEPDADNPDEAAYRARLSLAREAVRRIDELSRAEGVDSDDPNLQKLLNHYLERAIAHVESAGLSDERADYFHRLYNEAITAQRRLLIAMRESDQIDEDTFRVLQNELDLEESQIPE, from the coding sequence ATGCAGCAAGTAGAGATAATCGTTGCACTGCTTACTGTCATTGGCATAGTTGGTGCGTTGTCGCAAAAGATAAAAATTGCTCTGCCGATTTTGCTTGCAGTCACAGGCATGATCATCTCGCTGGTGCCATTTATCCCCACTGTGCATCTTGAGCCAGACGTCGTATTTTTTATATTTTTGCCGCCACTGCTTTATCTTGATGCTTTTAATACCAGCTGGAAAGAGCTTAAAAACGTTGCTGAGATTGTGACCTTGCAGGCAGTTGGACTTGTGCTTGTCACAGTCGCTGCCGTAGCCGCAGCGATCCATGCCGTGGTGCCAGATATGCCATGGGCAGTTGCAATTACTCTTGGTGCTATTGTTTCACCGACTGATGCTGTCGCAGCCTCTGCTATATCAAAGGAAGTGCAACTACCCAAACGTCTGATGGATATCATCAAAGGCGAGAGTCTGATCAACGATGCCACCGGCCTTGTGGCATATCAAATGGCAGTAGCTGCCACTTTGACTGGCGCCTTTAGCTGGGCCAGTGCACCCAACAGATTTTTGTATGTTGGCTTTGGCGGTATTGTTTTGGGTCTGGTGCTTGGTGTGTTTTTGTCTCGTATTCGCACCAAGCTTGAGCACCGACCAGTTGAGATTATTACGTCACTGCTATCTCCTTTTGTGGTTTACATTGCTGCTGAACACCTGCATGTATCAAGTGTGTTGGCTGTGGTTGTGGCCGGGGTTTATCTGGGGTGGCGCGGACCGCTTATGCATTCGTCTAAAACTCGGCTGCAGGCGGTGGCTACCTGGGAGACTATCGCTTATGTACTCAATGGCTTTTCGTTTTTGCTAATGGGATTGCAGCTGCGTCCTATCCTTGAGACAGTCAAATCCTATCCACCTCTGGATTTGTTTGTCTGGACTCTGACAGCAGCTCTTGCTCCCATTGCTATCCGCTTTATATGGTCATATACGGTGACGCCTCTTTATATAGGTATGCGCCGCACTAGCAATAAAAAACCCAATTGGAAGCATCTCTTTGTTTTCTCATGGTCCGGTATGCGAGGTGTGTTATCGCTGGCTGCTGCTCTCGCTTTGCCTTTAACTTGCGCAGACGGGCAGCCATTTCCCTTCCGCAATCTGCTTATCTTTTTGACAGTTACTGTGATTGCTTCGACTTTACTTTTGCAGGGCTTAACCTTGCCAGCCATTGTTAAAAAGTTTGGTTTTGAGCCAGATGCAGATAATCCAGATGAGGCCGCATATAGAGCAAGGCTCTCTTTGGCCCGCGAAGCGGTACGGCGTATTGATGAATTGTCCAGGGCAGAAGGCGTTGATAGTGATGATCCCAACTTGCAAAAACTGCTCAATCATTATCTTGAACGAGCTATTGCTCACGTTGAGAGCGCCGGTCTGAGCGATGAGCGAGCTGACTATTTTCACCGCCTTTATAACGAAGCAATCACAGCGCAAAGACGTCTTTTAATCGCAATGCGCGAGAGTGACCAGATCGATGAGGATACTTTTCGTGTTTTGCAAAATGAGCTGGACCTGGAAGAAAGCCAGATACCGGAATGA
- the murD gene encoding UDP-N-acetylmuramoyl-L-alanine--D-glutamate ligase has protein sequence MTDWKNKRVSILGIGKSGVAAAAYLSARGAKVLITESQVKDKVKPEWLQKLATMPVECEFGGHSERSITWPEIIITSPGIPPRADVIMRARALNKELISDIELAYRESNAEGLPAVPIIAITGTNGKSTTTALVSFMLEFAGRNAPACGNIGVPVMSCLESTRPDFLVMEVSSYQLEYAPTFAPFIGAWLNLTPDHVDWHGSLDAYIDAKRSMFKHQALTDYAVLNMDDPVVASTIGSGEFYPFSVTGECENALQGAFMQDDFLCYSYQGRTRMVCHKNDLRIIGRHNQENALAAIAICSLAGLTDKEIKAGLTTFVALEHRLEFVATVDGVEYFNDSKATNTDSTIKALESFPDRKVVLIAGGKDKGTSLNEFVQIVKKHVSSVILIGEAKDRFDRALKSAGFNEVYPVASLEEAVELGGKLKRGPVLLSPACASFDMFRDFEDRGRAFKELVHTRAKQMAASP, from the coding sequence GTGACAGACTGGAAAAATAAACGAGTAAGTATCCTTGGTATAGGCAAAAGCGGCGTGGCCGCGGCTGCATATCTAAGCGCGCGCGGTGCTAAGGTCCTTATCACCGAGTCCCAGGTCAAAGACAAAGTAAAGCCGGAGTGGCTACAAAAGCTCGCAACTATGCCTGTCGAATGTGAATTCGGCGGGCATAGTGAGCGTAGTATCACCTGGCCTGAAATAATTATCACAAGCCCGGGCATACCGCCTCGCGCCGATGTAATCATGCGTGCCCGCGCTCTCAACAAAGAACTGATTTCTGATATCGAACTAGCCTACCGTGAGAGCAATGCGGAAGGACTGCCTGCTGTCCCGATTATTGCTATCACCGGCACAAACGGTAAGTCGACCACCACCGCTCTTGTTTCTTTTATGCTTGAGTTTGCCGGGCGCAATGCTCCAGCTTGCGGCAATATCGGCGTACCTGTGATGAGCTGCTTAGAGTCCACCCGTCCGGACTTCCTGGTTATGGAAGTGAGCTCATATCAGTTGGAATACGCTCCTACTTTTGCACCCTTTATAGGGGCCTGGCTCAATCTGACGCCAGACCATGTGGACTGGCACGGTAGTCTCGATGCATATATCGACGCCAAACGTTCGATGTTTAAACATCAGGCACTTACTGATTATGCAGTTTTAAACATGGACGATCCGGTTGTCGCCAGCACCATTGGCTCCGGTGAGTTTTATCCTTTTTCTGTTACCGGCGAATGCGAAAATGCCTTGCAGGGCGCTTTTATGCAAGATGATTTCCTTTGCTATAGCTATCAGGGCCGGACCCGGATGGTCTGCCACAAAAATGATCTGCGTATCATCGGTCGCCACAATCAAGAAAACGCTCTGGCGGCAATTGCTATCTGCAGTCTGGCAGGGCTCACTGATAAAGAAATCAAAGCTGGTTTGACTACTTTTGTAGCGCTTGAGCACAGGCTGGAGTTTGTTGCCACTGTTGACGGTGTGGAATATTTCAACGACTCCAAAGCCACCAATACTGACTCTACAATCAAGGCGCTGGAGTCTTTTCCCGATCGTAAAGTTGTACTTATTGCTGGCGGCAAAGACAAAGGTACTTCTCTCAATGAGTTTGTACAGATTGTCAAAAAGCATGTTTCCAGCGTAATCTTGATTGGTGAAGCCAAAGATAGATTTGATCGAGCGCTAAAGAGCGCGGGTTTTAACGAAGTATATCCAGTAGCTAGCTTGGAGGAAGCCGTCGAACTGGGAGGCAAACTGAAACGAGGACCGGTACTTTTATCACCGGCCTGTGCCAGTTTTGATATGTTTAGAGACTTTGAGGATAGAGGACGTGCCTTCAAGGAACTTGTCCACACCAGAGCCAAGCAGATGGCAGCGTCGCCGTAA
- a CDS encoding cysteine--tRNA ligase → MNKIQVFNTLSGRKEEFVPLSGNTVKIYACGPTVYDSSHLGHARKEIVWDTVQRYLRFAGYDVIYVRNITDVDDKIIKRATERGISPDRLAREYTYAFWRDMAALNVQAPDYEPRATEFIPQMIKFVQGLIAKGHAYEAKGDVYFDVASFKEYGKLGKQNLEELQSGAREQVIAQDALAHLKKSSVDFALWKSADEDELGWPSPWGRGRPGWHLECSTMVQHILGETIDIHSGGEDLVFPHHENEIAQSEALQEKPLAKYWMHNGFIQVSAEKMAKSLGNFKTIQDLLQTYSSDTIRIFVLQTHYRNPIDFTPESLAAVKTGLNRLVRARVAGLATVQTPGVPAANGNGSKDAGGANGNGKVEATAGDAASGDAASGDAATASAPSENAQNIARKFSDDFTQAMNNDFNTAVAISLLFQLSDQILALKPTEQDDKTYLASFLTEYAGILGLTLADTRKSVDTTTGGKLVDLLLDLRKEAKSKKDFATADAIRKQLIEIGINVMDTATGATWESDN, encoded by the coding sequence ATGAACAAAATACAAGTATTTAACACCTTATCCGGGCGCAAAGAAGAGTTTGTGCCGCTTAGTGGCAACACAGTCAAAATCTACGCTTGCGGTCCAACAGTCTATGACTCCAGCCACCTCGGTCATGCCCGCAAAGAAATAGTCTGGGACACGGTCCAGCGCTATCTACGCTTTGCTGGATACGACGTCATCTATGTGCGCAACATCACCGATGTCGACGACAAAATCATCAAGCGCGCCACCGAGCGCGGTATCAGCCCCGACAGATTGGCAAGGGAATACACCTATGCCTTCTGGCGCGACATGGCCGCTCTCAACGTGCAGGCACCGGACTATGAGCCCAGAGCCACTGAGTTTATCCCTCAGATGATCAAGTTTGTCCAGGGTCTCATCGCTAAAGGACACGCCTACGAAGCCAAAGGTGATGTCTATTTTGACGTGGCATCATTTAAAGAATACGGCAAACTAGGTAAGCAAAATCTAGAAGAGTTGCAATCCGGAGCGCGCGAACAAGTTATCGCTCAAGACGCCCTGGCTCATCTCAAAAAATCATCTGTGGACTTTGCCCTCTGGAAGAGTGCAGATGAAGACGAACTGGGTTGGCCTAGCCCCTGGGGACGCGGTCGTCCAGGCTGGCACCTGGAGTGCTCCACAATGGTGCAACATATCCTTGGCGAAACAATCGACATCCACTCTGGTGGCGAAGACCTGGTCTTTCCCCACCACGAAAACGAAATCGCTCAATCAGAAGCGCTGCAGGAAAAGCCTCTGGCTAAGTACTGGATGCACAATGGCTTTATCCAGGTCAGTGCAGAGAAGATGGCAAAGTCCCTGGGTAACTTCAAAACCATTCAGGACTTGTTGCAAACCTATAGCTCGGACACTATCCGCATATTTGTTTTGCAGACCCATTACCGCAATCCCATCGACTTTACACCTGAGAGTCTGGCAGCAGTAAAAACTGGTCTCAATAGACTTGTGCGGGCTCGCGTCGCCGGTCTTGCCACAGTACAGACGCCTGGCGTCCCTGCTGCAAATGGCAACGGTAGCAAAGATGCAGGCGGAGCCAACGGTAACGGCAAAGTAGAAGCGACCGCCGGTGATGCAGCCAGTGGTGATGCAGCCAGTGGTGATGCAGCCACTGCTAGTGCCCCCAGCGAAAACGCCCAGAATATTGCCAGAAAATTCAGCGATGACTTCACTCAAGCGATGAACAACGACTTTAATACAGCCGTTGCTATCTCGCTGTTGTTTCAACTGAGCGATCAAATCCTCGCCCTTAAGCCAACTGAGCAAGATGACAAAACCTATCTGGCAAGCTTCCTTACCGAATACGCTGGCATCCTCGGTCTGACCCTAGCTGATACCCGCAAATCTGTGGATACAACTACCGGCGGCAAACTTGTGGACCTGCTTTTGGATTTGCGCAAAGAGGCAAAGAGCAAAAAAGACTTTGCCACTGCTGACGCTATCCGCAAGCAATTAATCGAAATAGGTATTAATGTCATGGACACCGCCACCGGTGCCACCTGGGAAAGCGATAACTAA
- a CDS encoding septal ring lytic transglycosylase RlpA family protein has protein sequence MAAVHVDGNTVLKFAPATADGQPLNESYKLINNIRNVMGIGPIPQSFLKMAESQGADQAYIALSRTGATPTPDNFNADFSGQASWYGGKFHGRRTSNGDVFNQDGFTAAHRTLPFGTKLLVMNRRTGDSCVVQVNDRGPFSGDRIIDLSRGAAQKLNMISSGVATVDVMVLENQK, from the coding sequence ATGGCCGCAGTCCATGTCGACGGCAACACCGTACTCAAGTTTGCTCCAGCAACTGCTGATGGTCAGCCGCTCAACGAGAGCTACAAGCTAATCAACAACATCAGAAATGTAATGGGCATTGGACCAATTCCTCAGTCCTTCCTCAAGATGGCTGAGAGTCAAGGTGCCGATCAAGCTTACATAGCGCTCTCACGCACAGGCGCTACACCAACACCAGATAACTTCAACGCTGACTTTAGCGGACAAGCATCATGGTATGGCGGTAAGTTTCACGGACGCCGCACCTCCAATGGTGATGTCTTTAATCAAGACGGCTTTACTGCTGCTCACCGCACTTTGCCTTTTGGCACCAAGCTACTGGTGATGAACAGACGCACTGGCGATAGCTGTGTTGTACAGGTCAATGACCGTGGACCATTTAGCGGCGACCGCATCATAGACCTAAGTCGCGGAGCCGCTCAAAAACTCAACATGATCTCCTCTGGCGTTGCCACAGTAGACGTGATGGTTTTAGAAAATCAAAAATAA
- a CDS encoding FtsW/RodA/SpoVE family cell cycle protein, producing the protein MGSSRWLAVGPLQFQPSEMCKIATIILLASGLSKYFWWHRQIFCRIAVILMMAAIVVKQPDLGTASMIMASLLALIFASGTNSFLILASLAGGASFAWHHIQKTPYQMARIETWLNPYLHPQAEGWNIIQAQYAIGSGGLWGQGFGRSLQKLSYLPVQHADFIFAVIAEEFGLIGCTLIIGLFGLFGVYGFKTALAAKTLFGRFLAIGITSAVCTQAIVNMMVTTGLLPVTGITLPFISYGGTSLVITMAMVGVLLSVSRDRGTIQDDEDEEDDDSDLSHSAGKTPVAIL; encoded by the coding sequence ATGGGTTCCAGCCGCTGGCTGGCTGTTGGTCCTTTGCAGTTTCAGCCATCTGAGATGTGCAAAATAGCTACGATTATTTTGCTGGCCTCTGGTCTCTCCAAATATTTCTGGTGGCATCGTCAGATTTTTTGCCGTATCGCTGTAATCCTGATGATGGCTGCCATTGTCGTCAAACAGCCTGACCTTGGTACAGCCAGTATGATCATGGCCAGCCTATTGGCTCTCATTTTTGCCAGCGGCACCAATTCCTTTTTGATCCTTGCTTCACTGGCTGGCGGTGCCTCCTTTGCCTGGCACCACATCCAAAAGACGCCCTATCAGATGGCTCGTATCGAGACCTGGCTCAATCCTTACCTCCATCCCCAGGCTGAAGGCTGGAACATCATCCAGGCGCAGTATGCGATAGGCTCCGGTGGACTGTGGGGACAGGGCTTTGGCCGCAGTTTGCAAAAGCTGAGCTATCTGCCAGTACAACACGCTGACTTTATTTTTGCTGTCATCGCCGAAGAATTTGGCTTGATTGGCTGCACTCTCATCATCGGCTTGTTTGGTCTCTTTGGTGTCTATGGCTTCAAAACCGCTCTGGCTGCCAAAACACTCTTTGGTCGCTTCCTCGCTATCGGTATCACCAGCGCTGTCTGTACTCAGGCTATCGTCAATATGATGGTCACCACCGGACTTTTGCCTGTTACTGGTATCACACTGCCCTTTATCAGCTATGGCGGTACTTCACTGGTTATCACCATGGCCATGGTCGGCGTGCTCTTGTCAGTGTCACGTGACCGCGGCACAATTCAGGACGATGAAGACGAAGAAGACGATGACTCTGATTTGAGCCATAGTGCTGGTAAGACTCCCGTGGCAATACTCTAG
- a CDS encoding FtsW/RodA/SpoVE family cell cycle protein, which produces MPSRNLSTPEPSRWQRRRKGAPPAPPTQPSAKEFRGGIDRTLVAITLSLCGFGLMAVYSASAPEAQNSFQDSTTLLRKQSIAFVLGLFTMFSVSRYDYRRLKKLACQSPLARSFCSVSLLCQVFQSPPWVPAAGWLLVLCSFSHLRCAK; this is translated from the coding sequence GTGCCTTCAAGGAACTTGTCCACACCAGAGCCAAGCAGATGGCAGCGTCGCCGTAAAGGCGCACCGCCAGCTCCTCCCACTCAGCCCTCCGCCAAAGAATTTCGCGGAGGGATTGACCGTACTCTGGTAGCCATCACTCTCAGCCTTTGTGGTTTTGGCTTAATGGCAGTTTATTCAGCCTCAGCTCCCGAAGCTCAAAATAGCTTCCAGGACAGCACCACACTTTTGCGCAAGCAATCAATCGCTTTTGTGCTTGGTCTGTTTACGATGTTTAGCGTCAGTCGTTATGACTATCGTCGACTCAAAAAGCTCGCCTGCCAATCGCCATTGGCTCGCTCTTTTTGCTCTGTCTCACTCTTGTGCCAGGTCTTTCAATCACCACCATGGGTTCCAGCCGCTGGCTGGCTGTTGGTCCTTTGCAGTTTCAGCCATCTGAGATGTGCAAAATAG
- a CDS encoding YebC/PmpR family DNA-binding transcriptional regulator, whose amino-acid sequence MSGHSKWATIKRTKAVVDAKRGAVYAKMSREIIVAAKLGGGDPAANFRLRQAIDRAKSEGVPNDNIARAIEKGTGAGALDNFEELVYEGYGPGGVAIMVKCTTDNRNRTAGDVRSYFSKFGGNLGETGCVNWMFKERGEIVLPKDAKFDEDSFLLEALEAGADDVDTTGEDQILVLCQPDKVEAVQSALAKAGHKAISAEVSLNPLNTVEITSKETAKLLLKLLDNLESLEDVQNVFANFEMDQGWMSEYLN is encoded by the coding sequence GTGTCAGGTCACTCCAAATGGGCCACCATCAAACGCACAAAAGCAGTTGTAGACGCCAAACGAGGCGCAGTCTACGCCAAAATGTCGCGCGAGATAATTGTTGCGGCCAAGCTCGGCGGCGGTGATCCTGCGGCAAACTTTAGACTGAGACAGGCTATCGACCGCGCCAAATCCGAAGGCGTGCCCAACGACAACATTGCTCGCGCCATCGAAAAGGGCACTGGTGCTGGCGCTCTCGATAACTTTGAAGAACTTGTCTACGAAGGTTATGGCCCAGGTGGCGTTGCCATTATGGTCAAGTGCACCACTGACAATCGCAATCGCACCGCCGGCGATGTCCGCTCTTACTTTTCTAAATTTGGCGGCAACCTTGGCGAGACCGGATGCGTCAACTGGATGTTTAAGGAGCGCGGCGAAATCGTCCTGCCCAAAGACGCCAAATTTGATGAAGACTCATTTTTATTGGAAGCCCTGGAAGCTGGAGCAGACGATGTCGATACTACTGGCGAAGACCAGATCCTGGTGCTCTGTCAGCCAGACAAGGTAGAAGCAGTGCAGAGCGCTCTAGCAAAAGCGGGACACAAAGCCATTTCTGCTGAAGTCTCACTAAATCCACTCAATACTGTTGAGATTACCAGCAAGGAGACAGCCAAGCTCCTGCTCAAGCTTTTAGACAATCTAGAGAGCCTCGAAGACGTACAAAATGTCTTTGCAAATTTTGAGATGGATCAAGGCTGGATGTCCGAATATCTCAATTAA
- a CDS encoding tetratricopeptide repeat protein → MTGQNMKSGSGVGVTKSPFRLMPLALASTFVLSANAFLPLASLAVESGRAIAAKPFQVRITREVVRADQLMLQGKFTEAADLYKTEMGRSPKSVAATVGYGMALAKQYKLDAAEEHFNKVLQLDPTNAMAHAGKAMITLGRLTSSSNTVIKNRDALLRNAEAECKQALSIDPAMPEGHVTLGNIYKEQGRTDEAINEYKEAIRLDPKYSEGFSQLGLAQLNKEQYADAVAAFKTAISLSSGNSTAHYGLGRAYYKQGLYDEALKELNTSLYQFRNSAPVHQTLGDVYTAQGNTVAGIKEYQESIRIKPENPDAYMRIADVREGRGDLEMSIAELRSGLEMMPNNADLHMRVADQSLKLEKLDDAIKEYRTVMDNNPQNSAAAKGLTRAYYLKANKEATGAFFVSNEFESAQRMIDQAVRMNPNDMELRLAQAKLRSMAGTPVDLSTVGTPTNDGERIAYAEALLAQNNFKDEDVQMNTVIANATDAKQAFAVADLALMIKDVKNAEAAYKKASSYPGAEERAKRGLNMVAKAKDGARQDDTLADDLARKNQLASAIDKYHASIYENPKVADTRLGIGKTLERLKPESSKDLKEAVVQYKAYMALSPDLPPKEVEKMNKKIESLSNKAYKVEQKEKERASR, encoded by the coding sequence ATGACCGGTCAAAATATGAAAAGCGGAAGTGGTGTTGGAGTCACAAAGTCACCTTTCAGACTAATGCCTCTTGCTCTGGCCTCGACCTTTGTCCTGAGTGCCAACGCTTTTTTACCTTTAGCTTCCCTGGCAGTTGAGTCAGGCCGCGCAATTGCTGCCAAACCATTTCAAGTAAGGATCACTCGCGAAGTTGTCCGCGCAGACCAACTCATGTTGCAAGGCAAATTTACCGAAGCTGCTGATCTTTATAAAACTGAAATGGGTCGCTCACCTAAGAGTGTTGCTGCCACTGTTGGTTATGGTATGGCTCTTGCCAAACAATACAAACTGGATGCAGCCGAAGAGCATTTCAACAAAGTCTTGCAACTCGATCCTACAAACGCTATGGCCCACGCTGGTAAAGCGATGATCACCCTGGGTCGTTTGACTTCTTCTTCTAATACTGTGATCAAAAACAGAGATGCACTATTGCGCAACGCCGAAGCTGAGTGCAAACAAGCTCTCTCAATCGATCCTGCTATGCCCGAAGGTCATGTCACCCTCGGTAACATATATAAGGAGCAAGGACGTACTGACGAAGCTATCAATGAATACAAAGAAGCAATCAGACTCGATCCCAAATATTCAGAAGGCTTCTCACAACTCGGTCTCGCTCAACTCAACAAAGAGCAATATGCCGACGCTGTAGCTGCTTTTAAGACTGCTATTTCGCTCAGCTCTGGCAACAGTACTGCCCACTATGGTCTTGGTCGTGCTTATTACAAGCAAGGTCTCTATGACGAAGCTCTCAAAGAGCTCAATACCTCGCTTTATCAATTCCGCAACTCTGCTCCTGTGCACCAGACTCTCGGTGATGTTTACACTGCTCAGGGTAATACCGTAGCCGGTATCAAAGAGTACCAGGAGTCAATCCGCATCAAACCCGAAAACCCCGATGCTTACATGCGCATTGCTGATGTGCGTGAAGGTCGTGGTGACTTGGAGATGTCTATCGCCGAATTGCGCTCCGGTCTGGAGATGATGCCTAACAACGCCGACCTGCATATGCGCGTTGCTGATCAAAGTCTCAAGCTCGAAAAACTCGATGACGCCATCAAAGAGTACCGTACTGTGATGGATAACAATCCACAAAACTCAGCTGCGGCAAAAGGTCTGACAAGGGCCTACTATCTCAAGGCCAACAAAGAAGCGACAGGCGCATTTTTTGTCTCCAACGAATTTGAATCAGCACAGCGCATGATCGATCAGGCTGTGCGTATGAATCCAAACGACATGGAACTCAGACTGGCTCAAGCTAAGCTGCGCTCAATGGCGGGCACACCAGTAGATCTCTCTACTGTTGGTACACCTACCAATGATGGTGAGCGTATTGCCTATGCCGAGGCCCTTCTTGCTCAAAACAACTTCAAAGACGAAGACGTGCAGATGAATACAGTCATCGCCAACGCTACTGATGCTAAGCAAGCCTTTGCTGTTGCTGACCTGGCTTTGATGATCAAAGACGTCAAAAACGCCGAAGCTGCCTACAAAAAAGCATCCAGCTATCCTGGTGCTGAAGAAAGAGCAAAGCGCGGTCTAAATATGGTTGCTAAAGCAAAAGATGGCGCCAGACAAGACGACACACTAGCTGACGATCTCGCTCGCAAAAATCAACTTGCCAGTGCTATCGATAAGTACCATGCTTCGATATACGAAAACCCCAAAGTAGCCGATACTCGCCTGGGCATCGGTAAAACTCTGGAGCGCCTCAAGCCCGAATCTTCGAAAGATCTCAAAGAAGCTGTCGTGCAATACAAGGCGTACATGGCACTCAGCCCCGATCTGCCACCTAAAGAAGTGGAAAAGATGAACAAGAAAATTGAAAGTCTTTCCAATAAGGCATATAAGGTCGAACAGAAAGAGAAAGAGCGCGCATCGAGGTAA